Below is a genomic region from Nocardioides panacis.
CGCAGGCCGTCGTCGGCGCCGGGCGCGAGCCCTGCCCGTTCTGCGGTGGGCCGCTCGACCCGTCCGGCCACCTGTGCCCGCGGGCCAACGGCTTCCGCCGGACCACGGTCGAACCGGACGCATGAGCTCACCCGCCGGCGAGACGGACGAGCACGAGCTGCTGAACCGCGGCGAGATCGAGCTGCAGGGCCGGATCATGCCGGCCTCGAACGCCACCTTCTTCGGCACGGTGACCCTGGACGGGGTGAGCATCGACTGCGTCTACAAGCCGGTGGCCGGCGAGCGTCCGCTGTGGGACTTCCCCGACGGCACGCTCGCGCGGCGTGAGGTGGCGGCGTACGTCGTGTCCGAGGCGCTGGGCTGGGACGTCGTGCCCCCGACCGTGCTGCGCGGAGACGCCCCCGCCGGCCTCGGCATGGTGCAGGCCTGGCGGGAGCCGGACGCCGGCCAGGACCCGGTCGACCTGGTGCCCACCGGGTCGGCACCCGAGGGCTACCTGCACGTGCTCGACGCCTACGACGGCGACGACCGGCCGGTCTCGCTGGTCCACGAGGACTCCGTGGCGCTGCGCCGGATGGCGGTGTTCGACATCGTGGTGAACAACGCCGACCGCAAGGGCGGGCACGTCCTGGCGATGCCCGACGGGCACCGGTTCGGCGTCGACCACGGCGTCGCCTTCAACGTCGAGGACAAGCTCCGGACCGTGCTGTGGGGCTGGGCGCGCCAGCCCCTGGACCCCGAGGACGCGGCGGGCGTGCGGTCGCTCCTCGACCGGCTGGCCACCCCGACCAGCGAGCTGGCGGTGCTGCTCGGCGACCTCCTCGACGCGGACGAGGTGCTGACGACCCGGCTGCGCTGCGAGGCGCTGCTGCGCCGCAACGCCATGCCGATGCCGTCCGGGGGCGGGCCCTCCATCCCGTGGCCGGCCTTCTGAGGCCCGGCCGTTAGGCTTCCGGCATGCGAGCGTGGACGAGTCCTGACGTGCCCCGGATCGACCTCGGGACGGCGGATCCGGTGCGGGTCCACGACACCGCCTCCCGGACCGTGCAGGTCAGCGACCCCTCGGGCGCCGCGCGGATGTACGTCTGCGGGATCACGCCGTACGACGCGACGCACCTCGGGCACGCCGCGACGTACCTCGCCTTCGACCTGCTGAACCGCGCCTGGCGCGACGCGGGGCACGAGGTGGCCTACGTCCAGAACGTCACCGACGTCGACGACCCGCTGCTGGAGCGGGCGACCGCCACCGGCGTCGACTGGGTGGAGCTCGCCGAGCGCGAGACCCAGCTGTTCCGCGAGGACATGACGGCGCTGCGGGTGCTGGCGCCCGACCACTACGTCGGCGCGGTCGAGGCGATCCCGCTCGTCGTGGAGATGGTCCAGCAGCTCCAGCAGCGCGGCCACGTCTACGACGTCGACGGCGACCTGTACTTCTCGGTGCGCTCCGACCCGCGGTTCGGCTCGGTGTCGAACCTGTCCGAGGACGAGATGCGCGCCGTGTTCGGCCAGCGCGGGGGAGACCCCGACCGGCCCGGCAAGAAGGACCCGCTGGACTGCCTGCTGTGGCAGGCCGAGCGGCCCGGCGAGCCGGCCTGGGACACGGTGCTCGGGCGCGGCCGGCCCGGCTGGCACATCGAGTGCTCGGCGATCTCGCTGCACCACCTCGGCGCCGAGCTCGACGTCCAGGGCGGCGGCAGCGACCTGGTGTTCCCGCACCACGAGATGAGCGCGTCGGAGGCGCAGGCCGCCTTCGAGGGGCTGACCTTCGCCCGGGCCTACGTGCACGCCGGGATGGTCGGCTACCAGGGCGAGAAGATGTCGAAGTCCAAGGGCAACCTGGTGCTGGTCTCCCGGCTCCGCGAGGCCGGCGTCGACCCGATGGCGATCCGGCTGGCGCTGCTCGCGCACCACTACCGCTCCGACTGGGAGTGGACCGACGCCGACCTCTCCGCCGCGCAGGACCGGCTGGCGGCCTGGCGGGCGGCGGTCGACGGCGCGTCCCGTGCGCAGGCCGAGTCGCTGGTGCCCGTCGTACGGCAGGCGCTGGGCGACGACCTGGACGCGCCCGCGGCGCTGGCCGCCGTGGACGCCTGGGCCGCCGGTGAGCCCGGGGACGGGTCCGGGGCCGACCTGGTCCGCAGCCTCCTGGACGCCCGCCTCGGCGTCGTCCTCTAGCCGAGCCCGGACCGCCGCCTCCGCGCGCACCCCGACGCCGGAGCACCCGGGGTACGGCGGTCAGTCGTCGTCGGACTCGCGGCGCTTGAGGTACCGCTCGAACTCGCGGGCGATCGCCTCGCCGCTGGCCTCCGGCAGGTCGGCGGTGTCCCGGGTCTCCTCGAGGGCCCGGACGTATTCGCCGATCTCCTCGTCCTCCTCGGACAGCTCGTCGACGCCTCGCTCCCAGGCGCGGGCCTCCTCGGGGAGGTCGGCCAGCGGGATGCTGAGCTCCAGCAGGTCCTCGAGCTGGCCGAGCAGCGCCAGGGTCGCCTTGGGGCACGGCGGCTGGGCGACGTAGTGCGGGACGGCCGCCCAGAACGAGACCGCAGGGATGTCGGCCTGGGTCACCGCGTCCTGGAACACCCCGACGATGCCGGTGGGGCCCTCGTAGTTGGACTGCTCGAGCTTGAGCCGGTCGGCGATGTCGGGCTCGCTGGCGGTGCCGGACACGGGGATCGGACGGGTGTGCGGGGTGTCGGCCAGCAGCGCGCCGAGCGTCACCACCAGCTCGGCCCCGAGCTCCTCGGAGGCGGCCAGCAGCTCGGCGCAGAACTGCCGCCAGCGCATGTTCGGCTCGATGCCGCGCAGCAGGATCACGTCGCGCAGCGCACCGGGGGGCGAGCAGACCGACAGCTGGGTGGAGGGCCAGGTGATCCGGCGCATCCCGTCGTCCCCGGTGCCGACCAGCGGGCGGTTGACCTGGAAGTCGTAGAAGTCCTCCGGGTCGATCGCCGCGACGACCCGCGCGTCCCAGACCCGGGCCAGGTGGTCGACGACGGAGGAAGCCGCGTCCGCCGCGTCGTTCCAGCCCTCGAACGCCGCGATCAGGACCGGCGACCTCAGCTGCGGCACGTCCTCGATCTCGATCACCCGCCCAGCCTAGTCCGGCGGCACGGCGGCGGGACACAGGTCCACGCCGGACGCACCCGACCGGCGACCCGGGCGCACCTGACAGAATGTGGACACAGGAACCAGGATCCGGAATCGCCGGAGAGGGCCCCGCGTTGCCCACCTACCCTGAGCAGGGCTCCCGTCGCGGAGCCGCCGACGAGATCGTGAGGACGTTGACCCCCGCCGTGACCGAGCCGCAGATCCGACCGGACGCCACCGAGGAGCTCGCCGCTGCGCTGCGCGAGCGGATCCTCGTGATGGACGGCGCCATGGGCACGATGATCCAGCGGCACGGGCTGTCCGAGGAGGACTACCGCGGCGAGCGGTTCGCCGACTGGCCGCAGGACATCCGCGGCAACTCCGACCTGCTCAGCCTGAGCGCCCCCGACGTGATCCGCGGCATCCACCGCGAGTACCTCGAGGCCGGCGCCGACCTGGTCGAGACCAACACCTTCAGCGCGCAGCGGATCTCCCAGGCCGACTACGGCATGGAGGAGCTCGCCTACGAGATGAACTACGAGTCGGCGCGGCTGGCCCGGGAGGCCTGCGACGAGATGACCGCGCGCACCCCCGACCGGCCGCGCTGGGTGATCGGCGCGCTCGGCCCGACGAACACCACGGGCTCGATCTCCCCGGACGTCAACGACCCCGGCAAGCGGAACATCACCTACGACCGGCTGGTCGAGGCCTACACCGAGCAGGCCCGCGGCCTCGTCGACGGCGGCGCCGACGTGCTGCTGGTCGAGACGATCTTCGACACCCTGAACGCCAAGGCGGCGATCTTCGCGCTCGAGACGCTCTTCGAGGATCGCGGCCGCCGCTGGCCGGTGATCATCTCCGGGACCATCACCGACGCGTCGGGCCGCACCCTGTCCGGCCAGGTCACCGAGGCGTTCTGGAACTCCGTGCGGCACGCGCGCCCGCTCGCCGTCGGGCTCAACTGCGCGCTCGGCGCCGCCGACATGCGCCCGTACATCGCCGAGCTGTCCCGGGTCGCCGACACCTTCGTGAGCTGCTACCCCAACGCCGGGCTGCCCAACGAGTTCGGCGAGTACGACGAGGCACCCGACCAGACCGCCGCGGTGCTGGAGGAGTTCGCCGCCAGCGGGCTGGTCAACCTGCTCGGCGGCTGCTGCGGCACGACGCCCGAGCACGTCACCGCGATCGCGGGGGCCGCCGCGGGCAAGGCGCCGCGCGAGCGCCCCGAGGTGCCCCCGGCCCTGCGGCTGGCCGGGCTCGAGCCGGTGGCGATCACCGGGGACTCGCTGTTCGTCAACGTCGGCGAGCGCACGAACATCACCGGCTCGGCCCGCTTCCGGCGGCTGATCAAGGAGGGCGACTACGGCGCCGCCCTGGCCGTCGCGCGCCAGCAGGTCGAGGCCGGCGCCCAGGTCATCGACGTCAACATGGACGAGGGCATGATCGACGGCGTCGCGGCGATGGACCGCTTCGTGAAGCTGCTGGCCAGCGAGCCGGACATCTCCCGGGTGCCGCTGATGGTGGACTCCTCGAAGTTCGAGGTCATCGAGGCCGGCCTCAAGTGCGTGCAGGGCAAGCCGATCGTGAACTCGATCTCCATGAAGGAGGGCGAGGACAAGTTCCGCGAGCAGGCCCGCCTGTGCCGCAAGTACGGCGCCGCGGTCGTCGTGATGGCCTTCGACGAGGACGGCCAGGCCGACAACCTCGACCGCCGCAAGGCGATCTGCCGGCGGGCCTACGACATCCTGGTCGACGAGGTCGGCTTCCCGGCCGAGGACATCATCTTCGACCCGAACATCTTCGCCGTCGCGACCGGCATCGAGGAGCACGCCAACTACGGCGTCGACTTCATCGAGGCGACCCGCTGGATCAAGCAGAACCTCCCGGGCGCGCTCGTGTCCGGCGGCGTCTCCAACGTGTCGTTCTCGTTCCGGGGCAACAACCCGGTGCGCGAGGCGATCCACTCGGTGTTCCTCTACCACGCGATCCGGGCCGGCATGGACATGGGCATCGTGAACGCCGGCGCCATGGAGGTCTACGACGAGATCGACCCCGAACTGCGCGAGCGGATCGAGGACGTGGTCCTGAACCGTCGGGCGAACGCCCTGGAGAGCACCGAGCGGCTGCTCGAGATCGCGCCCGACTTCGCCGGTGACGGCACCGTGAAGGAGGTCGCCACCGAGGAGTGGCGCTCGCTGCCGGTGTCCGAGCGGATCACGCACGCGCTGGTCAAGGGCATCGACGAGTTCGCGGAGTCCGACACCGAGGAGCTGCGGGCCGAGATCTCCGCGCGCGGCGGCCGGCCCATCGAGGTCATCGAGGGCCCGCTGATGGACGGCATGAACGTCGTCGGCGACCTGTTCGGCAACGGCAAGATGTTCCTGCCGCAGGTCGTGAAGTCCGCCCGCGTGATGAAGAAGGCGGTGGCCTACCTCATCCCGTTCATCGAGGCCGAGAAGAAGCCCGGTGACGTGGAGGAGAAGAAGGGCACGATCGTGATGGCCACCGTCAAGGGCGACGTGCACGACATCGGCAAGAACATCGTCGGCGTGGTCCTGCAGTGCAACAACTACGAGGTGATCGACCTCGGGGTGATGGTGCCCGCGCAGAAGATCCTGGACACCGCCCGGGAGGTCGATGCCGACCTGATCGGGCTGTCCGGGCTGATCACCCCGTCCCTGGACGAGATGGTCAACTTCGCCGCCGAGCTGGAGCGCCAGGGCTTCGACATCCCGCTGCTGGTCGGCGGGGCGACCACGTCCCGCGCGCACACCGCGGTCAAGGTCGACGGGAAGTACCACGGACCGGTCGTCTGGGTGAAGGACGCCTCCCGCTCGGTGCCGGTCGCCTCCGCGCTGCTCTCGGCCGAGCGCCGCGACAAGCTCATCGCGGACGTGACCGCGGACTTCGACTCGATCCGCGAGCGGCACGCCGCCAAGCACAACGACCGCAGGCTGCTGTCCCTCGAGGCCGCCCGCGCCAACGCCTCGCCGGTCGACTGGGAGGGCTACACGCCCCCCGCCCCGGCCGTCACCGAGCAGGTGACGGTGCTGGAGGACTACCCGCTCGCCGAGCTGCGCGACTACATCGACTGGCAGCCGTTCTTCAACGCGTGGGAGATGAAGGGCCGGTTCCCCGACATCCTGAACCACCCGGCGTCCGGCGAGGCCGCCCGCCGGCTCTACGACGACGCCCAGGAGATGCTCGACCGGATCGTCGAGGAGGGCTGGCTGCAGGCCAACGCCGTGCTCGGCCTGTTCCCGGCGAACGCCGTCGGCGACGACGTCGAGGTCTACACCGACGGCACGCGCACCGAGCGGCTCACGACGCTGCACCACCTGCGCCAGCAGGGCGAGCACCGCGCCGGCGTACCCCACCGCTCGCTGGCCGACTTCGTGGCGCCTCGCGAGACCGGCCTGCCCGACCACGTCGGCGCGTTCGCGGTCACCACCGGCCTCGGCAGCGAGGCCAAGGCCAAGGAGTTCAAGGAGCAGCTCGACGACTACTCGGCGATCCTGCTGGAGTCGCTCGCCGACCGGCTCGCCGAGGCGTTCGCCGAACGCCTCCACGAGCGGGTGCGCACCGAGTTCTGGGGCTACGCCCCGGACGAGAGGCTCGACAACCAGGCGCTGCTCAAGGAGGAGTACGACGGGATCCGGCCCGCCCCGGGCTACCCCGCGTGCCCGGAGCACACCGAGAAGGCCACCCTCTGGCAGCTGCTGGACGTCGAGAAGAACACCGGGATCACCCTGACGGAGAGCATGGCGATGTGGCCGGGCGCCTCGGTCAGCGGCTTCTACTACTCCCACCCGCAGTCGCAGTACTTCGTCGTCGGCCGGATCGGCAAGGACCAGGTCGAGGACTACGCCGCCCGCAAGGGCATGTCCCTGGCCGAGGCGGAGCGCTGGCTGTCTCCGAACCTCGGCTACGAGCCGGAGGACTGATGGGCAGGCCGGCAGCGGTGCTCTGGGACATGGACGGCACCCTCGTGGACACCGAGCCCTACTGGATCGAGTCCGAGTTCGAGATCGTCCAGGAGCACGGCGGCACGTGGAGCCACGAGCACGCCATGAACCTGGTCGGCAACGACCTGCAGGAGTCAGGCCGCTACATCCACCGGCACAGCGGGATCGACCTGGAGCCGGCCCGGATCGTCGAGGAGCTGCTCGATCGGGTCGTCGCCCGGGTCTCCCGCGAGGTGCCGTGGCGTCCGGGTGCCCTGGAGCTGCTGCACGACCTGCGCGAGGAGGGGTGCGCTGCGCGCTGGTGACGATGTCCTACCGGCGGTTCGTCGCGCCGATCCTGGCCACCCTGCCCGACGGCATCTTCGAGGTGATCGTCACCGGCGACACCGTCAGCCAGGGCAAGCCGCACCCCGAGCCCTACCAGAAGGCCGCCGCGATCCTGGGCGTCGACCCGGCGGACACGATCGCGATCGAGGACTCCAACACCGGCGCCCGCTCCGCCGAGGCGGCTGGCTGCACGGTCCTGGTCGTGCAGAACCACGTCCCGGTGCTGCCGGGGGAGCGTCGGATCTTCGTCGACACGCTGGCCGGGATGCTCACCGGCGACCTGCCGGTGCCCGGCGCCCCGGCGCCCGCCTGATGGAGACCGGGGTCCGGGTCACCTCGCTGCACCGCTACCCGGTCAAGGCCTGCGCGGGGGGAGCCGCTGGACGCCGTCGAGGTCGGGGTGGCCGGGCTGCGGCACGACCGTGGGCTGGCCGTCGTGGCCGACGGAGTCGTGCTCACCCAGCGCGAGCACCCGGTGCTGGCGCGGGTCCGTCCGGTCCTCGACGACGCGACCGCCCGGCTCACCCTGTCGTACGACGGGCGCGACCCGGTCGACGCGCTCGTGGACACCTCCGGCCGGACCCGCGAGGTCACCCTGTTCGACGAGACCGTCGCCGTCGTCGACCAGGCTCCGGAGCTGTCGGCCTGGTTCGGCGGCCTGCTCGGTCGGACCGTCCAGCTGGTCGGGGCGCCGGCCGGCACGCGACGTACCAGCCCGGGCGCGGTGCCGAGGCAGACGGTGCTCTCCGACGAGGGCTCGGTCTCGCTGCACTCCGAGGCGTCCCTCGAGCGGCTCAACGGGCTGCTCGCCGCACGCGGGGAGCCGCGGCTGCCGGCCGACCGGTTCCGGGCGAACGTCGTGGTGGGTGGCTGCCCGGCGCACGCCGAGGACGACGCCGCGACCTTCCGGGCCGGCGACGTGACGCTGGCCTTCGCGCGGCTCGACGAGCGCTGCGCGGTGACGACCGTGGACCAGCAGGCGGGGGAGCGGCGCGGCCCGGAGCCGCTGCGCACGCTCGCGACGTACCGGCGTCTCGACGGCGCAGGGGTGGCCTTCGGGGTCTACGCCGCGGTGACGGTCCCCGGCACCCTCCGGCTCGGCGACCCGGTGCTCCTGGACCGCAGGTCGTAGCACCACCGGACAATGGCGGGCTGCCCGTGCCGAGCGCCACGCTGGACCCTCGACCCGAGGAGACCGCCATGACCCGCACCCCCCGCAGGACGCTCACCGCAGCAGCCACGCTCGCCCTCACCGCCGCCCTGGTGGCCGGCA
It encodes:
- a CDS encoding SCO1664 family protein, with amino-acid sequence MSSPAGETDEHELLNRGEIELQGRIMPASNATFFGTVTLDGVSIDCVYKPVAGERPLWDFPDGTLARREVAAYVVSEALGWDVVPPTVLRGDAPAGLGMVQAWREPDAGQDPVDLVPTGSAPEGYLHVLDAYDGDDRPVSLVHEDSVALRRMAVFDIVVNNADRKGGHVLAMPDGHRFGVDHGVAFNVEDKLRTVLWGWARQPLDPEDAAGVRSLLDRLATPTSELAVLLGDLLDADEVLTTRLRCEALLRRNAMPMPSGGGPSIPWPAF
- the mshC gene encoding cysteine--1-D-myo-inosityl 2-amino-2-deoxy-alpha-D-glucopyranoside ligase, which codes for MRAWTSPDVPRIDLGTADPVRVHDTASRTVQVSDPSGAARMYVCGITPYDATHLGHAATYLAFDLLNRAWRDAGHEVAYVQNVTDVDDPLLERATATGVDWVELAERETQLFREDMTALRVLAPDHYVGAVEAIPLVVEMVQQLQQRGHVYDVDGDLYFSVRSDPRFGSVSNLSEDEMRAVFGQRGGDPDRPGKKDPLDCLLWQAERPGEPAWDTVLGRGRPGWHIECSAISLHHLGAELDVQGGGSDLVFPHHEMSASEAQAAFEGLTFARAYVHAGMVGYQGEKMSKSKGNLVLVSRLREAGVDPMAIRLALLAHHYRSDWEWTDADLSAAQDRLAAWRAAVDGASRAQAESLVPVVRQALGDDLDAPAALAAVDAWAAGEPGDGSGADLVRSLLDARLGVVL
- a CDS encoding PAC2 family protein — translated: MIEIEDVPQLRSPVLIAAFEGWNDAADAASSVVDHLARVWDARVVAAIDPEDFYDFQVNRPLVGTGDDGMRRITWPSTQLSVCSPPGALRDVILLRGIEPNMRWRQFCAELLAASEELGAELVVTLGALLADTPHTRPIPVSGTASEPDIADRLKLEQSNYEGPTGIVGVFQDAVTQADIPAVSFWAAVPHYVAQPPCPKATLALLGQLEDLLELSIPLADLPEEARAWERGVDELSEEDEEIGEYVRALEETRDTADLPEASGEAIAREFERYLKRRESDDD
- the metH gene encoding methionine synthase, which codes for MTEPQIRPDATEELAAALRERILVMDGAMGTMIQRHGLSEEDYRGERFADWPQDIRGNSDLLSLSAPDVIRGIHREYLEAGADLVETNTFSAQRISQADYGMEELAYEMNYESARLAREACDEMTARTPDRPRWVIGALGPTNTTGSISPDVNDPGKRNITYDRLVEAYTEQARGLVDGGADVLLVETIFDTLNAKAAIFALETLFEDRGRRWPVIISGTITDASGRTLSGQVTEAFWNSVRHARPLAVGLNCALGAADMRPYIAELSRVADTFVSCYPNAGLPNEFGEYDEAPDQTAAVLEEFAASGLVNLLGGCCGTTPEHVTAIAGAAAGKAPRERPEVPPALRLAGLEPVAITGDSLFVNVGERTNITGSARFRRLIKEGDYGAALAVARQQVEAGAQVIDVNMDEGMIDGVAAMDRFVKLLASEPDISRVPLMVDSSKFEVIEAGLKCVQGKPIVNSISMKEGEDKFREQARLCRKYGAAVVVMAFDEDGQADNLDRRKAICRRAYDILVDEVGFPAEDIIFDPNIFAVATGIEEHANYGVDFIEATRWIKQNLPGALVSGGVSNVSFSFRGNNPVREAIHSVFLYHAIRAGMDMGIVNAGAMEVYDEIDPELRERIEDVVLNRRANALESTERLLEIAPDFAGDGTVKEVATEEWRSLPVSERITHALVKGIDEFAESDTEELRAEISARGGRPIEVIEGPLMDGMNVVGDLFGNGKMFLPQVVKSARVMKKAVAYLIPFIEAEKKPGDVEEKKGTIVMATVKGDVHDIGKNIVGVVLQCNNYEVIDLGVMVPAQKILDTAREVDADLIGLSGLITPSLDEMVNFAAELERQGFDIPLLVGGATTSRAHTAVKVDGKYHGPVVWVKDASRSVPVASALLSAERRDKLIADVTADFDSIRERHAAKHNDRRLLSLEAARANASPVDWEGYTPPAPAVTEQVTVLEDYPLAELRDYIDWQPFFNAWEMKGRFPDILNHPASGEAARRLYDDAQEMLDRIVEEGWLQANAVLGLFPANAVGDDVEVYTDGTRTERLTTLHHLRQQGEHRAGVPHRSLADFVAPRETGLPDHVGAFAVTTGLGSEAKAKEFKEQLDDYSAILLESLADRLAEAFAERLHERVRTEFWGYAPDERLDNQALLKEEYDGIRPAPGYPACPEHTEKATLWQLLDVEKNTGITLTESMAMWPGASVSGFYYSHPQSQYFVVGRIGKDQVEDYAARKGMSLAEAERWLSPNLGYEPED
- a CDS encoding MOSC domain-containing protein, whose protein sequence is MDAVEVGVAGLRHDRGLAVVADGVVLTQREHPVLARVRPVLDDATARLTLSYDGRDPVDALVDTSGRTREVTLFDETVAVVDQAPELSAWFGGLLGRTVQLVGAPAGTRRTSPGAVPRQTVLSDEGSVSLHSEASLERLNGLLAARGEPRLPADRFRANVVVGGCPAHAEDDAATFRAGDVTLAFARLDERCAVTTVDQQAGERRGPEPLRTLATYRRLDGAGVAFGVYAAVTVPGTLRLGDPVLLDRRS